The genomic window GATCCTGTCAGGAGCTTACCGTATCCGGTGCAGTTGAAGCCGCAGTTGCCAAGCAGCTCAGGTGAGGTCTGGTTGGCACCTATCTGCTTGGGTGCGCTCCAGAAGTCGTTGACCGAGTATTGCTGGTTGGCCAGGATGTCGCCGGTCGGGATAAGGATGTTGTCGACAGCAACCCTCTGGCCACCGTACGGCATGTGGAAGGTGTGGTTGAAGATAGTGTTTGTCTCGTTGTTGGAGAAGCCATCAAGGTTCCAGTAGGTGTGGCTGGTCAACATGATAGGGGTCTTCTTGGTCAGGGAGAGGGCGACGATCTTGAAGTCCCACTGCATGTCCTTCAAGGTGTAGGTGACATACGACACCACCTCGCCGGGGAAGCCCTCCTCCCCATCAGCGTCGTGGATAGAGAAGGTGATGCTATCGTTGGAGTGCGAGACAACGGTGAAGTTACGCCAGTCCCACCCATTGGGACCTCCGTGGAGGGTGTTGAGACCCTCGGGGAACTCGGCTGTCTTGTGCTCGTTGGGCCGAATCTTGTACTGCACACCGTCGATCTCAAAAGTGCTGTTCTTGATGCGGTTGGCATACCTCCCGGGAATGCCACCAAAGTGATCATGCTTCTTGTCCTCCGTGAAGAAGGTGGCGTTGTCGAAGCCCGTGACGATGTCCCTCTCGATTCCGTGCTTGTCATGGATCATCAGGTTGGCTATCGAGGCTCCGTAAGGGACAAAAGCCGCCGAGATGCCTTTGCCATAGATCCAGTACTTCCCATCTTTGTCAGGCTTCGGCGTCGACTGAGTGGTATTTCCGCTGGCATATGCTGCGCAGAAAGGCGCCagcagggctgccaaagcaagcaGACTGCCTCGCATGATGACGATCAGATGAGTCTGCTACGGAGACAGACTGACTAAGAGCCGTTTCTCGAGGAATTGGCTGTGGGCTCGGGCTCAGTTAGGGCCAATTGACTTTTGGGGTGAAGTAGGCCGGATACCAGGAGCAGGAGAGGCTCGATCGCCGAGGCAAACGGACGTGCAGGTGAGATGAATTTTATACTTGGGCCTGACTTGGATCTGCACATTCTGCCCTTGGGGGTAGTAGCTACGGTAGATTCGAGCAACCCGTCACGGTGTGTTTTAATCCGAGCGGGGAAAGTGGAAAAGGCTTCCAATCCCTGCCCATACCACATCATCACCCGGTAACAATTGAacagaaaaaagaataaaaaaaagaaagaaaaaatatgTGAGGGCCGAGACGTCGTTTTCTCCGGGGATCGTCACATACGCGCTACGTGAGCATTTATTTGTCTGTATTAGAACTAGACTGGGTACTAATTACTACCAAGTGTCGCATGAGGCACCTCGATTCCCCACTTCGCTTCGCTTTATTATTTGGGGTAGGTTGCATTCATCCACAAAAGAGAAGCTTGTAAGCTGGGCAGAACTCACAGTTGGCCAGCATTGTAGTACTGGTTGGTatgaactagactagactttTTAGTCATCTTAACCGAACCTTGCTTGTGGTTTCAACGGGTAATATCAATCAACCTTAACCTCAATTTCCGCGTCATGGTCCTTCCTCACTGTCTCCGAGGTGACA from Pyricularia oryzae 70-15 chromosome 4, whole genome shotgun sequence includes these protein-coding regions:
- a CDS encoding aldose 1-epimerase, with translation MRGSLLALAALLAPFCAAYASGNTTQSTPKPDKDGKYWIYGKGISAAFVPYGASIANLMIHDKHGIERDIVTGFDNATFFTEDKKHDHFGGIPGRYANRIKNSTFEIDGVQYKIRPNEHKTAEFPEGLNTLHGGPNGWDWRNFTVVSHSNDSITFSIHDADGEEGFPGEVVSYVTYTLKDMQWDFKIVALSLTKKTPIMLTSHTYWNLDGFSNNETNTIFNHTFHMPYGGQRVAVDNILIPTGDILANQQYSVNDFWSAPKQIGANQTSPELLGNCGFNCTGYDNCWLVNRDQSGPFDWRESGPVASLSSDWSGIKLDIYSDQEAFQMYSCGGQDGTMPLKKTQGINDNPDFPRTIPKYGCVVLEVQDYIDAINQPSWGRQKKQIFGPGDDPYVVQASYRFSVQ